In the Xanthobacteraceae bacterium genome, TACCATATGTACGGCGACCCCTGGCGCGAGCAACGTTATTCCGGTGACTGAAGCAAGGAACCCGGCCGCTCCGGGTTCGCGCTGGCAAGAGGCGAAGATCGCGAAGATCGAACGCCGCACCCCGCGCGTCACTTCTTTTTTCTTCACGCTTGCAACACCGCTCGCCTTCCGCGCGGGGCAGCATGTGGACGTGCGCCTCACCGCGCCGGATGGTTACAGCGCGCAACGCAGCTATTCGATCGCGTCGGGACCAGAAGAAACCGCCGCGCTCGAACTCGCCATCGAAAAACTGGACCGCGGCGAAGTCTCGCCGTTCTTCCATGAAGTCGCGCAGGTAGGCGACGACATCGAATTGCGCGGCCCCATCGGCGGGCATTTCGTCTGGGGCAAGGAAGATGGCGGACCAATTTTACTGGTGGGTGCAGGCTCCGGCGTTGCGCCGCTGATGTCGATGATCCGTCATCGCGCGGCTTCCGGCGCGAACACGCCGATGCTGCTCGTGCTTTCCGCGCGCACATGGGAAGACGTCATCTTCCGCGACGAACTGCTCGCGTTGCACGACCGGAAAGACGGCTTTCAACTCGCGCTGACGCTCACGCGCGAAACGCCGCAGCGCGCCGGAGACTATGGCCGCCGCATCGACGCGCCGATGTTCGCAGAAGTGCTGCAACGCCTGCCGCAACCGCTGAAGCGCAGCTACATCTGCGGCTCGAACGCCTTCGTATCTGTGGCAAGCGACGCGCTGATCGCAGCCGGCACGGAAGCCGGTGCGATCCGCACCGAGCGCTACGGCGTCTGAAGCGCGAGCAGCGTTTCGTCGGGCCGCTCGGACAGCGGTGAATGGCCGGTATCCGGAATCACGACCACGCGCGCATTCGCGAATGACTGCGCCAGCGCGCGGCCGCTTTTCGCCGGGATCATCTGGTCGCGCTCGCCGAGGATGATCGTCACCGGCACCTTCACTTTCGCCGCTTGCGTAAGCGTATCCTTGTAGGCGTTGCATGCAGCCAGATCGGAATGGAGTACGCCCGGCTTCATGCTCTCCAGCACGCGCTGCGAGCCGCCAAGCATCCACAGTCCGGAAGCGAGGCTGCCGCCGAGTTTCGCGCGTCCGCCGAGTCCCCATAATGAAACCATGTCGATTGCGGCGTGGTCGTTCGATTTCGCTGCAGTGAGCAATCCCTCGCCCACCGGCATTGCGGTGCCGGAGCCGATCAGCGCGATGCTCGATACCTTGTCCGGATGGCGCGCCGCGGTTTCAATCGCGATCAGCGAACCCATCGAATGTCCCACGATCTTCGCGGGCTTCGCTTTCACGGCGTCCAGCAGCGCGGCGACGAAATCCGCCATCGCCGGAATATCGCCGAGCGGAACGCCGCCGGACTTTCCGTGCCCCGGCAGATCGGGGGCCAGCACCGCGTAGCCGTGATGCGCGAACCAACGGCTATGCAGCGCCCATGTCGAATGATCGAACCCCGCGCCGTGCAGCAGCACGACCGCAGGCAGCGAAGCATCGAACGGCCTGCCGCCATTCGCGATGAAGGTGTCGATCCCGTTCACGGTGACGCGCATGGCTCAACCCTTCTGCGAGAAGCGCAGCGCCTGCGCGAGATCGTCGATGATGTCGGCCGCTGCCTCGATGCCGACCGAGAGCCGGATCAGTTCCTCGCCGATTCCGGCGGCCTTGAGTTGCGCGGCATCCATCTGCTGGTGCGTGGTGCTGGCCGGATGAATGACCAGCGATTTCGCGTCGCCCACGTTGGCAAGATGGCTCACCAGCCGCAGTGCCTCGATGAATTTCCTGCCTGCCGCGCGCCCGCCCTTGATGCCGAACGAGACGATGGAGCCGGACCCACGGGGCAGCAATTCTTTCGCGAGCGCATGATCGGGATGATCCGGCAGCGTCGGGTGCAGCACCCATTCCACCGCCGGATTCTTTTTCAGGAAATCCAGCACCGCCGCGGTGTTCGCCACATGTCGCTCGACGCGAACGCCGAGCGTCTCCACGCCTTGCAATAACTGGAACGCATTGGTCGGTGAAATGCACGCGCCGAAATCGCGCAATCCTTCGGTACGCGCGCGCATGATGAAGGCGGAAGGGCCGAACTGCTCGGTGAAAACGATGCCGTGATACCCGGCATAGGGTTCGGTCAGCTGCGGAAACTTGCCCGACTTGTCCCAGTCGAACCTGCCGCCATCGACGATCACGCCGCCGATGGCGATGCCGTGTCCGCCAATCCACTTCGTCGTGGAGTGCATGACGAGATCGGCGCCGAGCGCAATCGGTTGGCTCAGGAACGGCGTCGCGAACGTATTGTCGATCAGGAGCGGAATCCCCGCTTCATGCGCGATCGCCGAGACTTTCGGGATATCCAGCACTTCAAGGCCGGGATTGCCGATGGTTTCCCCGATCATGAGCCGTGTGTTCGGCTTGATCGCCGCGCGCATGCCCGCGAAGTCGCGCGGCTTCACGAAGGTCGTGGTGATTCCGAAGCGCGGCAGCGTATGCGCCAGCAGATTGATGGTGCCACCGTAGAGCGACGCGGAAGCGACGATGTGGTCGCCTGCATTCAGGATGGTGACGATGGCAAGATGAATCGCCGCCATGCCGCTCGCCGTGCAGACCGCGCCGACGCCGCCTTCCAGTGCGGCCAGTCGCTCCTCCAGCACCGACGTCGTCGGATTGGAAATGCGCGTATAGATGTTTCCCGCGCGCTCCAGATTAAAGAGCGCAGCGGCATGATCGGTGTCCTGAAACACATAGGAAGTAGTCTGGTAGATCGGCACCGCGCGCGCGCCGGTCGCGGGATCGGGATGCTGGCCTGCATGCAGGCTCAGGGTTTCGAAGGCGGGCGGTTTCGGTGCGGACATTTTCGGTTTCCGGCGCTGCGAAAGTGTTTCTTCTCAACACAAATTCGGCAGGCAAGCTATAGTGCGGCTGCGAACCGAGCCGGGGCCATGATACGAATGCCGCGCCTTATCCTTCTGGGCTTACTTTTATTAGGTGCGTGTATTTTGCCTACGGATGCCCAGCAGCGCTGGCAAACCCTGCCCCCGACCCCGTCGCTTCCCTCTCCGACCGGGACCGGATTCGTCGAAGTGAAGGGCGCGCGCATTTGGTACGCGACCTTCGGCAACATCAAAGGCCCCGCCATCACGCTGCTGCATGGTGGCGTCGGCAATTCGAATTACTGGGGTCATCTGGTTCGCACGCTTTCGCCGGATTACCACGTGGTCGTGATGGACAGCCGCGGGCATGGCCGCAGCCCCTATGATGGCAAGCCCATCTCCTACGAACAGATGGCGGACGACATGATCGTGGTGCTCGATGCGCTCAAGATCGAGCGGAGCGCCGCCGTGGGCTGGAGCGATGGTGCCAATACCGGCATTTATCTGGGGCTGAAATACGGGCCGCGCATCACGGGCCTGTTCCTGTTCGCCGGCAACTATCACATCAATGGAATGCAGAAGTCCGGCGGCAGCGCTGCTGCGA is a window encoding:
- a CDS encoding alpha/beta fold hydrolase; this encodes MRVTVNGIDTFIANGGRPFDASLPAVVLLHGAGFDHSTWALHSRWFAHHGYAVLAPDLPGHGKSGGVPLGDIPAMADFVAALLDAVKAKPAKIVGHSMGSLIAIETAARHPDKVSSIALIGSGTAMPVGEGLLTAAKSNDHAAIDMVSLWGLGGRAKLGGSLASGLWMLGGSQRVLESMKPGVLHSDLAACNAYKDTLTQAAKVKVPVTIILGERDQMIPAKSGRALAQSFANARVVVIPDTGHSPLSERPDETLLALQTP
- a CDS encoding alpha/beta hydrolase produces the protein MPTDAQQRWQTLPPTPSLPSPTGTGFVEVKGARIWYATFGNIKGPAITLLHGGVGNSNYWGHLVRTLSPDYHVVVMDSRGHGRSPYDGKPISYEQMADDMIVVLDALKIERSAAVGWSDGANTGIYLGLKYGPRITGLFLFAGNYHINGMQKSGGSAAASTYFARVQKEYLELSPAPKAYAAFRAALSAMWRAQPQLARAELKKITVPVWVVQAEREELIAHPHAKEMAAAIPNAKFVSLPGVGHFALLQDPAHFDAEVVRFMQSLR
- a CDS encoding O-acetylhomoserine aminocarboxypropyltransferase; amino-acid sequence: MSAPKPPAFETLSLHAGQHPDPATGARAVPIYQTTSYVFQDTDHAAALFNLERAGNIYTRISNPTTSVLEERLAALEGGVGAVCTASGMAAIHLAIVTILNAGDHIVASASLYGGTINLLAHTLPRFGITTTFVKPRDFAGMRAAIKPNTRLMIGETIGNPGLEVLDIPKVSAIAHEAGIPLLIDNTFATPFLSQPIALGADLVMHSTTKWIGGHGIAIGGVIVDGGRFDWDKSGKFPQLTEPYAGYHGIVFTEQFGPSAFIMRARTEGLRDFGACISPTNAFQLLQGVETLGVRVERHVANTAAVLDFLKKNPAVEWVLHPTLPDHPDHALAKELLPRGSGSIVSFGIKGGRAAGRKFIEALRLVSHLANVGDAKSLVIHPASTTHQQMDAAQLKAAGIGEELIRLSVGIEAAADIIDDLAQALRFSQKG
- a CDS encoding ferredoxin reductase gives rise to the protein MTEARNPAAPGSRWQEAKIAKIERRTPRVTSFFFTLATPLAFRAGQHVDVRLTAPDGYSAQRSYSIASGPEETAALELAIEKLDRGEVSPFFHEVAQVGDDIELRGPIGGHFVWGKEDGGPILLVGAGSGVAPLMSMIRHRAASGANTPMLLVLSARTWEDVIFRDELLALHDRKDGFQLALTLTRETPQRAGDYGRRIDAPMFAEVLQRLPQPLKRSYICGSNAFVSVASDALIAAGTEAGAIRTERYGV